A region of Salvelinus alpinus chromosome 6, SLU_Salpinus.1, whole genome shotgun sequence DNA encodes the following proteins:
- the LOC139578401 gene encoding tyrosine-protein kinase ZAP-70-like, which translates to MATDPAAELPFFYGSISRSEAEEHLKLAGMADGLFLLRQCLRSLGGYVVSLVWNVDFHHYSVEKQLNSTYCIAGGKPHCGPAELCEFYSKDSDGLVCTLRKPCLRSPDNPIKAGVFDNLRDNMLREYVRQTWNLEGEAMEQAIISQAPQLEKLIATTAHERMPWYHSKIPRQEGERRLYSGAQPDGKFLVRDREESGTFALSLMYGKTAYHYQIQHDKSGKYSMPEGTKFDTVWQLVEYLKMKPDGLVTVLREPCVNRNNTKQTPVVPSGRRPRTNGYTPPPGVPLGCSKEIKTSPPTDRQMLPMDCSEFVNPYHDPNDLKKFFINRDQLMIDEVELGSGNFGCVKKGVFKTNKGHTDVAIKVLKSENEKLVKDEMMREAEIMHQLSNPYIVRMLGLCQAECLMLVMEMASAGPLNKFLFTNKDKVTVENIVGLMHQVSMGMKYLEEKNFVHRDLAARNVLLVNQQFAKISDFGLSKALGADDNYYKARTAGKWPLKWYAPECMNFHKFSSKSDVWSFGVTMWEAFSYGGKPYKKMKGPEVISFIASGSRMECPSGCPDRMYALMKDCWTYKHEDRPGFVKVEERMRVFYYSISNKTPPEVTADAAEPLK; encoded by the exons ATGGCGACAGACCCTGCGGCAGAGCTGCCTTTCTTCTACGGCAGTATCAGTCGTTCAGAGGCTGAGGAGCACCTGAAGCTGGCAGGCATGGCCGACGGGCTGTTTCTGCTGCGCCAGTGTTTGCGGAGCCTGGGCGGCTACGTGGTCTCCCTGGTGTGGAACGTGGACTTCCACCACTACTCTGTGGAGAAACAGCTCAACAGCACCTACTGTATTGCAGGTGGAAAGCCCCACTGTGGTCCAGCGGAGCTCTGTGAGTTTTACAGTAAGGATTCAGATGGCCTGGTGTGCACCCTGAGGAAGCCCTGTCTGCGCTCCCCAGACAACCCCATCAAAGCAGGCGTCTTTGATAACCTGAGGGACAACATGCTGAGGGAGTATGTACGACAGACCTGGAACCTGGAG GGGGAGGCCATGGAGCAGGCTATCATCAGCCAGGCTCCACAGCTGGAGAAGCTGATCGCCACCACCGCCCATGAGAGGATGCCCTGGTACCACAGCAAGATACCTCGCCAGGAAGGGGAGAGGCGGCTCTACTCCGGGGCACAGCCAGATGGAAAGTTCCT AGTCAGAGACAGGGAAGAGTCTGGCACCTTTGCCCTTTCTTTGATGTACGGAAAAACGGCCTACCATTACCAGATCCAACATGACAAATCAGGGAAATACTCCATGCCAGAGGGAACCAAATTTGACACTGTGTGGCAG CTGGTTGAGTATCTGAAGATGAAACCTGATGGGCTAGTGACAGTTCTGAGGGAACCGTGCGTGAACCGCAACAACACCAAAC AGACTCCTGTTGTGCCCTCGGGG AGGCGGCCCAGAACAAATGGATACACACCGCCACCTGGAG TACCTCTGGGGTGCTCCAAGGAAATCAAGACTTCACCCCCCACAGACCGTCAGATGCTGCCCATGGACTGCAGTGAATTTGTCAACCCTTACCATGACCCCAATGACCTGAAGAAGTTCTTCATCAATAGGGATCAGCTGATGATTGACGAGGTGGAGCTCGGCTCGGGAAACTTTGGCTGTGTCAAGAAAGGAGTCTTCAAGACAAATAA GGGCCACACTGATGTGGCCATCAAGGTGCTGAAGAGTGAGAATGAGAAGCTGGTGAAAGATGAGATGATGAGGGAGGCGGAGATCATGCACCAGCTGAGTAACCCTTACATCGTCCGCATGCTGGGGCTCTGCCAGGCTGAGTGCCTGATGCTGGTGATGGAGATGGCTTCTGCTGGGCCACTCAACAAGTTCCTCTTCACCAATAA GGATAAGGTCACAGTGGAGAACATTGTGGGGCTGATGCACCAGGTGTCTATGGGAATGAAGTACCTGGAGGAGAAGAACTTTGTGCACAGAGACCTGGCAGCTCGCAACGTCCTTCTGGTCAACCAACAGTTTGCCAAGATCAGTGACTTTGGTCTGTCCAAGGCTTTGGGTGCTGATGACAACTATTACAAG GCACGCACAGCAGGAAAATGGCCGCTGAAGTGGTATGCTCCAGAATGCATGAACTTCCACAAGTTCTCCAGCAAGAGTGATGTCTGGAGCTTTGGTGTCACCATGTGGGAAGCCTTTTCTTACGGAGGAAAACCATACAAG AAAATGAAAGGTCCGGAGGTGATCAGTTTCATTGCCAGTGGGAGCCGGATGGAATGTCCGTCTGGATGTCCAGATAGAATGTATGCACTGATGAAGGACTGCTGGACATACAA ACACGAGGACCGGCCAGGCTTTGTGAAGGTGGAGGAGCGCATGCGAGTCTTTTATTACTCCATATCCAACAAAACTCCACCTGAGGTGACCGCAGACGCTGCTGAGCCTCTCAAGTAG